A window of the Gossypium hirsutum isolate 1008001.06 chromosome A05, Gossypium_hirsutum_v2.1, whole genome shotgun sequence genome harbors these coding sequences:
- the LOC107958143 gene encoding uncharacterized protein, whose protein sequence is MPEWVQITVAAVGVGILLMLLVVFILRCCYRKDNIDDNRAVVGTGNLQDGISRLHQPSLHHHHVDLDIKRRGNYYVFRRGVSAKPLFNWADHPSLITDAVENGWSRFGFTKYTSSPSTRSSLLGLCAAGDHGRGNDVEVNWEVCQGSADFMQKIRLNSGSKKGTLSHHSMEAASVIRTALPLPGPSLGNSAFPQEAYFEITILYCPGDNRESSGKLSEGEKTKLIQENSNSKASSESLVHAIGSHDFNTIDELKLATIDGGKGEAVMLSVGLTAGDSLPLKLPGSYPGSIGFNSDGSVYLDGIKLVFESEKEEWGKIEKVIGCGFDPRQKKVYFTLDSELVRVINCKTEEFGSPLYPTLAANDDVLVLVNFGQSAFAYGPANGQRTPNPCFIGPLVNSPAAALGYEDSKELFSMGRIDSQWFNRSTTKGSHNNGINYYSTSEFDEESEADLFEIILDSNGRSPNSVL, encoded by the exons ATGCCTGAATGGGTTCAAATAACGGTAGCAGCAGTGGGCGTCGGAATCCTTTTGATGCTTTTGGTTGTGTTTATACTTCGGTGTTGTTACCGTAAAGATAATATTGACGACAACAGGGCTGTTGTTGGGACTGGAAATTTGCAAGACGGGATTTCTAGACTTCACCAGCCGAGTCTGCATCATCATCACGTTGATTTAGATATCAAGAGAAGAGGGAATTACTATGTTTTCCGACGTGGGGTTTCGGCAAAGCCTTTGTTTAATTGGGCTGATCATCCATCTCTCATCACCGATGCAGTTGAAAACGGATGGTCTCGTTTTGGCTTCACAAAATACACGTCGTCTCCATCTACGAGGTCTAGCCTGTTGGGATTATGTGCAGCTGGTGACCATGGAAGAGGGAACGATGTAGAGGTGAACTGGGAAGTATGCCAAGGATCGGCAGATTTCATGCAGAAGATTAGGCTAAATTCCGGGTCAAAGAAAGGGACTTTAAGCCATCATTCTATGGAGGCAGCATCTGTTATTAGAACAGCTTTGCCTTTGCCAGGGCCTTCTTTGGGGAACTCTGCCTTCCCTCAAGAGGCCTATTTCGAGATCACGATTTTATACTGTCCTGGAGATAATCGTGAGTCAAGCGGCAAACTAAGCGAAGGTGAGAAGACAAAACTCATCCAAGAAAACTCGAACTCGAAAGCAAGTTCAGAATCTTTGGTCCATGCTATCGGAAGTCATGATTTTAACACGATCGACGAATTAAAGCTTGCTACTATAGATGGTGGGAAAGGTGAAGCAGTAATGTTATCAGTGGGACTAACTGCAGGAGACTCTCTTCCTTTGAAGCTTCCTGGTAGTTATCCAGGATCCATTGGTTTCAATTCGGATGGTTCTGTCTATCTAGATG GGATTAAACTAGTGTTTGAATCAGAGAAAGAAGAGTGGGGGAAAATAGAGAAGGTGATAGGTTGCGGGTTCGATCCTAGGCAAAAGAAAGTGTATTTCACATTAGATTCGGAGCTGGTACGTGTGATAAATTGCAAGACTGAGGAATTTGGATCACCCCTTTATCCAACTCTTGCTGCAAACGACGATGTTCTGGTCCTTGTTAATTTCGGACAAAGTGCCTTCGCATATGGCCCCGCAAATGGACAACGGACACCAAATCCATGCTTCATTGGCCCTCTCGTAAACTCCCCTGCCGCTGCTCTCGGCTATGAAGACAGCAAAGAACTGTTTTCGATGGGAAGAATTGATTCCCAATGGTTTAACAGAAGCACAACAAAAGGCAGCCACAACAATGGAATTAACTACTATTCAACGTCGGAATTCGATGAGGAATCTGAGGCCGATTTATTCGAAATCATCTTGGACAGTAATGGAAGATCCCCCAACTCGGTTTTGTAG
- the LOC107958142 gene encoding ethylene-responsive transcription factor RAP2-1 — MELGDCCLTSSPASGEKRKLHRTQQKEKPFRGIRMRKWGKWVAEIREPNKRSRIWLGSYTTPVAAARAYDTAVFYLRGPSARLNFPDLIFQEDELRDISAASIRKKATEVGAKVDALQTSLHHASASSSESSNPTRVFRKPDLNKYPDSSDED; from the coding sequence ATGGAGCTAGGTGATTGTTGTTTAACATCAAGTCCAGCAAGCGGAGAGAAGCGAAAGCTGCATAGGACACAGCAAAAGGAGAAACCATTCAGAGGGATAAGGATGAGGAAGTGGGGAAAGTGGGTCGCTGAAATCAGAGAACCCAACAAGCGGTCCAGGATTTGGCTTGGTTCTTACACCACCCCTGTAGCCGCCGCTCGTGCTTATGACACAGCCGTTTTCTACTTGCGGGGTCCTTCCGCCAGGCTCAACTTCCCTGACCTCATATTCCAAGAAGACGAGCTTAGGGATATCTCAGCCGCTTCCATACGCAAGAAAGCAACCGAGGTGGGGGCTAAAGTCGACGCTTTACAGACCTCACTCCATCATGCTTCTGCTTCATCATCGGAATCATCGAACCCTACTCGGGTTTTCCGTAAACCTGATTTGAACAAGTACCCTGACAGTTCTGATGAAGATTGA
- the LOC107958144 gene encoding SUMO-conjugating enzyme SCE1 isoform X2 — translation MSDGIARSRLAEERKAWRKNHPHGFVAKPMSAPDGSVNLLVWHCVIPGKVGTDWEGGYFPLTINFSEDYPSKPPICKFPNGFFHPNVYPSGNVCLSILSERRGWRPSITVTQILVGIQDLLDQPNASDYAQTEGYRLYVSNPDLYRERVQQQVLQYPPSL, via the exons atgtccgACGGTATCGCGCGTAGCCGTCTTGCGGAGGAACGAAAAGCCTGGCGCAAAAATCATCCCCAT GGTTTTGTGGCTAAGCCTATGTCAGCGCCAGATGGGTCTGTTAATTTGTTGGTTTGGCATTGTGTTATCCCCGGCAAAGTAGGG ACTGATTGGGAAGGTGGCTACTTTCCTCTTACTATCAACTTCAGTGAGGACTACCCTAGCAAACCCCCTATATGCAAGTTTCCAAATGGTTTCTTCCACCCTAATGTTTATCCTTCAGGAAATGTGTGCTTATCTATCCTCAGCGAGCGCCGT GGGTGGAGACCCTCCATTACAGTGACGCAAATCCTTGTGGGCATTCAAGATTTGCTTGATCAACCTAATGCTAGCGACTATGCACAAACAGAGGGATATCGGCTTTACGTATCT AACCCAGATTTGTACCGGGAAAGAGTTCAACAGCAAGTCCTGCAATATCCACCGTCTCTCTAG
- the LOC107958144 gene encoding SUMO-conjugating enzyme SCE1 isoform X1: MSDGIARSRLAEERKAWRKNHPHGFVAKPMSAPDGSVNLLVWHCVIPGKVGTDWEGGYFPLTINFSEDYPSKPPICKFPNGFFHPNVYPSGNVCLSILSERRGWRPSITVTQILVGIQDLLDQPNASDYAQTEGYRLYVSANTEPRFVPGKSSTASPAISTVSLVIC, from the exons atgtccgACGGTATCGCGCGTAGCCGTCTTGCGGAGGAACGAAAAGCCTGGCGCAAAAATCATCCCCAT GGTTTTGTGGCTAAGCCTATGTCAGCGCCAGATGGGTCTGTTAATTTGTTGGTTTGGCATTGTGTTATCCCCGGCAAAGTAGGG ACTGATTGGGAAGGTGGCTACTTTCCTCTTACTATCAACTTCAGTGAGGACTACCCTAGCAAACCCCCTATATGCAAGTTTCCAAATGGTTTCTTCCACCCTAATGTTTATCCTTCAGGAAATGTGTGCTTATCTATCCTCAGCGAGCGCCGT GGGTGGAGACCCTCCATTACAGTGACGCAAATCCTTGTGGGCATTCAAGATTTGCTTGATCAACCTAATGCTAGCGACTATGCACAAACAGAGGGATATCGGCTTTACGTATCT GCTAATACAGAACCCAGATTTGTACCGGGAAAGAGTTCAACAGCAAGTCCTGCAATATCCACCGTCTCTCTAGTTATATGCTAG
- the LOC107958144 gene encoding SUMO-conjugating enzyme SCE1 isoform X3: protein MSDGIARSRLAEERKAWRKNHPHTDWEGGYFPLTINFSEDYPSKPPICKFPNGFFHPNVYPSGNVCLSILSERRGWRPSITVTQILVGIQDLLDQPNASDYAQTEGYRLYVSANTEPRFVPGKSSTASPAISTVSLVIC from the exons atgtccgACGGTATCGCGCGTAGCCGTCTTGCGGAGGAACGAAAAGCCTGGCGCAAAAATCATCCCCAT ACTGATTGGGAAGGTGGCTACTTTCCTCTTACTATCAACTTCAGTGAGGACTACCCTAGCAAACCCCCTATATGCAAGTTTCCAAATGGTTTCTTCCACCCTAATGTTTATCCTTCAGGAAATGTGTGCTTATCTATCCTCAGCGAGCGCCGT GGGTGGAGACCCTCCATTACAGTGACGCAAATCCTTGTGGGCATTCAAGATTTGCTTGATCAACCTAATGCTAGCGACTATGCACAAACAGAGGGATATCGGCTTTACGTATCT GCTAATACAGAACCCAGATTTGTACCGGGAAAGAGTTCAACAGCAAGTCCTGCAATATCCACCGTCTCTCTAGTTATATGCTAG